GCGGGGATCGATGCCGAAGGCGAATACGGCCGGGAAGATCGCCAGGCCCGCGACGATCGCGAACAAGGTGTCTCCGGCGACGACGGCCACGGCGGAGCCGCCGACGCTGAAGTCGTGGCGCATGTAGCTGCCGTAGGTGACGAAGATGGCCGAGCCGACGCCGACCGAGAAGAACGCCTGACCCAGCGCCGCGGCTGCCACCCGCGGATCGGCGAGCGCGCTCCAGTCCGGCTCGAACAGGAACGCGACCCCGCGCTCGCTGCCCGGCAGCGTCAGCGCGAATCCCGCCAGCGCGATCACGATCAGCGCCAGCAGAGGCATCAGCGCGGAGTTCAGGCGCTCGATGCCGCGTGCGACTCCGCCGGCGACCACCAGCGCTGCGCCCAGGACCATCGCGGCTTGCCAGGCGAGCGGCTCGGCTGCGCGGCCGATGAAGTGCCAGAAGTGCGCGGCGTGGTCCGGAGCCGCGACGTGAGACAGGGCTCCGCTCGCCGCGGCGACGAAGTAGCGCAGCGCCCAGCCCGCAATCGCGCTGTAATAGGCGAGCATCATCCCCGCGCTCGCGACCCCCAGCCAGCCGCTGCGACGCCAGGCCGAGCGCGGCGCGAGCCGCTCGAAGGCGCTGACGCCGTCCGCCGCGCCCGCCTTGCCGATCGCGAGCTCGGCCATCAGCAGCGGCAGCCCGATCGCGATCACGAGCAGCAGGTAGACCAGCAGGAATGCGCCGCCGCCGTTCTCGCCGGCGACGTAGGCGAAGCGCCAGATGTTGCCCAGCCCCACCGCCGAGCCGATCGACGCGAGCACGAACCCGGCGCGTGAATTCCAGCTCTCCCGCACCGCCGGAGCCCTACCGGGTCGCCTCGCCGTCGAGCAGCCGAAGCTCGCAGAAGCGGCGCACGGAGTTGATCAGGTAGAGGGCGCTCGCGCTCCGCAGCGCCTCGATCGCGAGCGGGGCCTCTTCGATCTCGCCGCGCTCGAGCAGGTGACACCGGAACGTGCCGGGAAGCAGGCCCGACGACACGGGCGGCGTGAGCCGGCGGCCGTCGATCTCGAGCACCAGGTTCGCGCTGCAGGTTTCGGTCAGCTCGCGGCGTTCGTTCCAGAGCAGCACGTCGTCGGCGCCCGGGCGCGAGGCGAGCGCGCGCTCGTACACGCCGCGTCGCGAGGTCTTGTGGCGCAGGAACTCGTCTTCGCTAGCGACGGGCGCCGCGGCGAGCGCGACGCGCACCGGCGTGCTCGGCCGCACGTCGACGTCCTGGATCGCGATCGCGCCATCGGACGAGAGCTCGA
This Deltaproteobacteria bacterium DNA region includes the following protein-coding sequences:
- a CDS encoding sodium-dependent transporter — protein: MRESWNSRAGFVLASIGSAVGLGNIWRFAYVAGENGGGAFLLVYLLLVIAIGLPLLMAELAIGKAGAADGVSAFERLAPRSAWRRSGWLGVASAGMMLAYYSAIAGWALRYFVAAASGALSHVAAPDHAAHFWHFIGRAAEPLAWQAAMVLGAALVVAGGVARGIERLNSALMPLLALIVIALAGFALTLPGSERGVAFLFEPDWSALADPRVAAAALGQAFFSVGVGSAIFVTYGSYMRHDFSVGGSAVAVVAGDTLFAIVAGLAIFPAVFAFGIDPRSGPELAFVALPQVFASMPVGWLVAPVFFFLLSAAALTSMVSMMEVPVATAISRFCLSRARAVALIGAAVLLAGAPSAASHGLLRGVRILGRPILDASDAFVSNLMLPLSGFGVSVFCGWVLPRARALALSELGGRRLGSAWLWALRLMPALLLALIAFGLLAR